A window of Schistocerca serialis cubense isolate TAMUIC-IGC-003099 chromosome 1, iqSchSeri2.2, whole genome shotgun sequence genomic DNA:
TTCGGCGTTTTATTTATACATGTATCAATGTCACACTTCCATACCCCCACCCTCTCCCACGTGATGCTGTTACAGGAGGGCGCGAAACGTGCTGAAAAAGCATAAATCCCTTTCGCAGCTTCGGATCAGTTTCATATTTCGCCGGATTTTCTAGAACGGTCCCTCGTGGATCCACCCTGCACCcaaagcaaaaattgcggtcgctctAGACTCAAAACGCGTGCTGTCACGTTCAGTGAGGTTTcaggcccacgatgtccttaggCTGAATCGTCCGGGGctctcagcagtgtcaaaggttgctcaacacactgcaaactgtcgttttcgactgcgaaaagTGTGGAAATGCACGCTCCAACGACAGAGATCATTTCATTGACATCCTTCACGCCACCCCCTGAGGCCTTCCTTGTCGATTCTGATCGACGGTGTATCTGACGTGTTTCGTCGGCTACTTATAAGAAAACAGCGTTATTTCAACGCTGGGGTCGCTGTTGTGACCTCCATCGCAAAGGCGTCAAGATAAGGGGTGAAAATGTGGGtagggtggtgggagggggggggggggtgacatgtCCATGGTAGTgctgggcagaattgtggcgaaatcTGGTGCCAACATAACATCGTTAAGTCATATGAcgatgtacgttcggagcacagcgttGTAGGGCAGAGAACACAAgcgttttagatgtggtgctacggaagaatttgACAGGTGGACTgaaagggtaaggaatgaggaggttcttcgcagactcgtcagccggccactgtggccgagcggttctaggcgcttcaatcgggaaccgcgctgctgctacggtcgcaggttcaagtcctgcctcgggcatggatgtgtgtgatgtccttaggttagttaggtttaagtagttctaagtgtaggggactgatgacctcagatgttaagtcccatagtgctgagagtcatttgaaccttttgaaccagaCTCGTCAAGGGAAAaaaatgggaaacactgacaagaagaatgggcaggatggtagaacatctgttaagacatcagggaacgacttccatggtactatagggacctgtagagggtaaaaacacacattgggatacatccagctaataattgaggacctaggttgcaattGATACTCAGAGATGAAGTGAtttgcaaaggagaggaattcgtggcaaggCGTATCGAAGCAGTCAGATGAACAGATGGGTAAAaagccaccttacacctcacatgaacttccgagctcaggccttttttttttttgtatgtgtcaaCAAGTTACTTTTTGAGGTTGCGCCGAGCACGACGGTGACGTCACATGGTGGCAAGTATTTTTCACCAATACAGACGCAGGTTTTAGGCATTTTGAACCAAATTTATGACTTCTATGTCATAATAGGAGACAATTATGAGGTTTCGAAAAGCTGACCCTTTAACTGTGTTGTGTATTGTGTTTGAGATTTCAGTCTTCTGGTGATGGAAAAAGCGCTCACCGCAACAAGAATCCTTGCGCTACATGTTTTAATGtacaatttttcataaattaataaaCAAAGAATTTCTGTAAATCACAACTCCACACAATTTTTCATATTTTAGCGAAAGAAAACACTAAAAGGTATGGACAATGTATTTGCTGGCTGCACGCCGAGATTCGTGCCTTTCTCCTATAGACTATAATGTAGGTAATGGTCAAGTATGCAGCTTCATTTGTTATACTCCAGTTCTTTGGTGGTATCGTGGAACCCATCTGTATGTATTAAtatacaaaggaattaaagacattaactgccagtgggcattgatttctGTCAATGgggcaaattgaaaatttgtgctgggtaggattggattggattgtttggaggaagagaccaaacagcgaggtcatcggtctcatcggattagggaaggacggggaaggaagtcggctgtgccctttcaaaggaaccatcccggcatttgcatggagcgatttagggaaatcacggaaaacctaaatcaggatagccggacgcgggattgaaccgtcgtcctcccgaatgcgagtccagtgtgctagtgcTGGATAGGGATTCGAAGCCAGGTCTCCTGCCTTACTGGGCAGATACGCTGACCACGAAGCCATCCAAACACAGTGGTCACTGCAACAGCACGGACTTCCCCAGGATGGCTCCCGCCAGACCCAAATACTCACCTTATAGTACACACTAACAGATGGAGTGCTCCTAGTCATTAGCCTCATTTCTCATGGCATCTTTCCGATTACCgtaacgccgctttcacactatacggttttgaccgtacggcaaaaagccgtacggctgtaggtgtgaagaaatgtatggcgcctttcacattatacggcgacggcaaaatgccgctgccgtgccgtgctgcagccgtgtcttgccactacaacagacggtcgccgtacggcaagttcgacaacagtggcctacgtgactaagtgcatgctttcacactggacggttttgagccgtacggcgtcgactagttcgttgtagtgtcgttttattcatttgtgtttattcttgtttactgaaaagtgtagaagaatggatgaaattgatactgaacttttgataaccttggtggaagtaagacctgttctgtgggacaaaactctagatgcgtatagagatcgtattgctacaaagaatgcttggcgggaagtttgcgtagcactgaagcaagattttgatgagatggaagacaaagataaaaatgcgtttggtaagtatttatttaatatattaatattacatttaatacgttttaaacagtttttatttaacgttataaattttattctaaaagtaaatcgtttgtttataagtaaattactgctaccagtcacgttttttttgttttgtttatattttgcacgacgcgtttcgggaaataattcccatccttaagtgcgtttttctctaagttttcatcatgtgtggtgtctttttatgtgtcaggtcttgcattctgttttctttactgtaatttataagagaaacacgcacaagacctcacaaataaaaaaacactacacataatgaaaacttagagaaaaaaacgcacttgaagatcggaattatttcccgaaacgcgtcgtacaaaatataaacaaaacgattaaaaacgtgagtggtagcagtaatttatttataaagaaaactatttactatacagtcgcaggctttcacaaacaatctacaaaaaggaaaaggcttgttaatttatatctttgacatctgccatgacacgcttccagcatttgtcataaaatatttacaaagagtgttccttatggcgttggctgtcagtcctcctcttatgttggcatcttgggctaagtcttccaaaccagtgaaggatgtggtgtcttcaattataaatccatctctctgacgtacaaaattgtgtaaaacaatgcaagctttaaccatttttactgcaaaatctggatgaacatttaaaggtcggtgaaacaaccgccacttattggtgaggatgccaaaagcacattccacatacctccttgctctgcacaaacggtaattaaatacacgtttctcaactgtcaagtttgttcccccaaaaggccggagcaaatgcgtgtgtaggccaaatgctgcgtctcccacgaagaagtagggtacttttggaccttccgtaccaggcagacattggacgtctggaaattccagggaattactttctattgacttccataaactggaccgtctgaacactgaagagtcacagtctttgccataacttcctacgtcgacataaatgaacctgtagttggaatccgctacagccatcagaaccacagaaaagtattctttgtaattgaagtacattgatccgctattaaatggggcagtaagacggatatgttttccatccaccgctcctaagcagtgggggaaattagcagtacgttcaaatccagccgctattgattcccatacctctttggtcggtctttgtatacattcttcccgcagtgatgaccaaattgctgtgcatacatcattaaccactttacttgctgtagaaatcccaattctgtactggaaatgtaagtcagtgaaggaacaaccgcttgccagatacctgaacaaaacgaaaaaaaatcagtgacatttagtttgcagtggacattttttgttacagttttgcttttttctatacaaaattaaaatgttttcatacagttttgttttcttttgatgtaggtatagaagtaatacggaggtggaccaatctacgagactcctttgtgaagtcaaacataaaaattcaagctgcgaaaaaaagtggctcagcagcaaagaaaatgaaaaagtatgtatattctgatcagctgcagtttctaaaaaagctgtatgatgctcgagagacggaggacagttttcaatcggaacgcaccgccagactggaagaagatatagaaacgcagggctccgtcgaaaatactgagaatgtttctgggccatttgatacagcacccacacaacaaacatccaaaagcgagtgccatacaaacagaaaacatagaaaacctgatgcaatcgaaatgaaaatattacgagctctggaagaagacaaaccttgcagcaaaatgtcatttttacttagtctgaagcctcatctggaaaaatttgatgaacaggattatcttcagtttcagatgggagtcctcaaagttatagaaaatatatatgaaaggagaaatatattgacagctcaacctcctccatttacccattacacacctcccatgccctataataatagatttcaagcttattcttattcacctatggaaaatgctgctccaatatcctcttaccatacgcatcagattcgtcctcctccagctgcaccaaacccaactacttttctcgaacaaccattacagacttctcaaggtcgcagttcttatcaacgaattaataaagtgccaccaccatacccttcgccttccacaagtagccatgaaggcccaccatcaacaacgcagttctacaacgtttttgcagagagcctgtcgccacaaagtgacagtacagtcagtcctgctacaaactctttggtttcaactgctgatattgatattgacttttctacttcataatctgagcgtaataaaaatgtaaaacacaaataaataagtaaataaacagaactagtttttatgtattaaattaccttaacgtgatagccagcatttgaacaggttggatgcaattgcggaattgtgtgttttgtcgttgtaacacatcctttagttttctatgtaattcgtcaaacgaggtaatagacattcggaaatagttaaagaatttatttccgtcgttcctcaaatcttcaaagagtgtataaaataaacccacttcgtctcttctctggttaatggggtgtacccacaaaagacgaccttttcttttgcggcgacgatgaagcaaccacaaagcaacaactcgtttacggttcatcttgatacacacattaagcaaactgaatagacaccaacaactggtcacgtcaaaaagccgtgtaatgtgaaagcaacacaggcacggctaaaactcgtacggctttttgccgtacggtcaaaaccgtatagtgtgaaagcggcgtaagAGTTTGTGCTTGGTGTGCATGCGCACTGAAAGGATCATTGGCCGTCATCTGCATGTATTAAATTTCAGTgctaacttgggtccatggtttcatggagTCTGCGACACACtataaccctaccatcagttcttaacaGCTGAAATCCAGATTCATTTCCAATTgtgtaaggtccaaccgatatgacccCTAGCCTAGGGAAGGCGctacaagcgatgtcgtgctgttagtaaaggcactcacgTCGTTGGTCTGTTGCCCTGTTTCACTAACGCCAAATGTCAccgccctgtcctaacggatacgttcgtcgtatgtcccacattcatcttagcgattatttcacgcagtgttgcttgtctgtcagcactgacaactctacgcagacgcccctgctttcgatcgttaagtgaataccgtcggCCACTaaatgtccgtggtgagaggtaatgcctgaaatatggtgctGTCGGCCACTCTTGGCGCTGTGGatcgcagaatattgaatttcctatttCCGATACATTTCcctttcaaagtctattaattcccgatGTGCGGTCTAATCTCGTCGAAAACCTGCGGGTGACGCAGCGGTAAGTGAATGAACCAAAATTGTCATCCTAGCTCCCAGTACTACCCTTTTGCGCTATGTACTGTTTTGTTGAGAGGCCAGCTGACGGCGTGCTGTGTTTCAGGCAGAAGAGCTGCACGCTGCCGTGGGCCAGGCGTTCCGGATGGCGTACGCGGCGCAGCTGCACAAGCGCAGGGACGTACCGGCCCCTCCTCACCGCTGGGTAAGCCACCCGCTGCTCTGCCCCCACGAGCTACTGCAAGTCAGCGGCAACACCGCCGGTACTAACGCAGCTTCGCTTTGTACAAGCTAATCGCATGCGGTTTCGGCGTACATAAGTgttctgaaatgataattaaatggacaccctagctccaaacaggcgttgatgtacttcatcggggacatgttgaaaatgtgtgccccgaccggaactcgaacccgggatctcctgcttacatggcagacgctctatccattttttttgtttttttatccaTTAAATCAGTTTGttttacattcctggaaattgaaataagaacaccgtgaattcattgtcccaggaaggggaaactttattgacacattcctggggtcagatacatcacatgatcacactgacagaaccacaggcacatagacacaggcaacagagcatgcacaatgtcggcactagtacagtgtatatacacctttcgcagcaatgcaggctgctattctcccatggagacgatcgtagagatgctggatgtagtcctgtggaacggcttgccatgccatttccacctggcgcctcagttggaccagcgttcgtgctggacgtgcagaccgcgtgagacgacgcttcatccagtcccaaacatgctcaatgggggacagatccggagatcttgctggccagggtagttgacttacaccttctagagcacgtttggtggcacgggatacatgcggacgtgcattgtcctgttggaacagcaagttcccttgccggtctaggaatggtagaacgatgggttcgatgacggtttggatgtaccgtgcactattcagtgtcccctcgacgatcaccggtggtgtacggccagtgtaggagatcgctccccacaccatgatgccgggtgttggccctgtgtgcctcggtcgtatgcagtcctgattgtggcgctcacctgcacggcgccaaacacgcatatgaccatcattggcaccaaggcagaagcgactctcatcgctgaagacgacacgtctccattcgtccctccattcacgcctgtcgcgacaccactggaggcgggctgcacgatgttggggcgtgagcggaagacggcctaacggtgtgcgggaccgtagcccagcttcatggagatggttgcgaatggtcctcgccgataccccaggagcaacagtgtccctaatttgctgggaagtggcagtgcggtcccctacggcactgcgtaggatcctacggtcttggcgtgcatccgtgcgtcgctgcggtccggtcccaggtcgacgggcacgtgcaccttccgccgaccactggcgacaacatcgatgtactgtggagacctcacgcccccacgtgttgagcaattcggcggtacgtccacccggcctcccgcatgcccactatacgccctcgctcaaagtccgtcaactgcacatacggttcacgtccacgctgtcgcggcatgctaccagtgttaaagactgcgatggagctccgtatgccacggcaaactggctgacactgacggcggcggtgcacaaatgctgcgcagctagcgccattcgacggccaacaccgcggttcctggtgtgtccgctgtgccgtgcgtgtgatcattgcttgtacagccctctcgcagtgtccggagcaagtatggtgggtctgacacaccggtgtcaatgtgttcttttttccatttccaggagtgtattacaaagagcagctaaa
This region includes:
- the LOC126424626 gene encoding uncharacterized protein LOC126424626 — translated: MDEIDTELLITLVEVRPVLWDKTLDAYRDRIATKNAWREVCVALKQDFDEMEDKDKNAFGIEVIRRWTNLRDSFVKSNIKIQAAKKSGSAAKKMKKYVYSDQLQFLKKLYDARETEDSFQSERTARLEEDIETQGSVENTENVSGPFDTAPTQQTSKSECHTNRKHRKPDAIEMKILRALEEDKPCSKMSFLLSLKPHLEKFDEQDYLQFQMGVLKVIENIYERRNILTAQPPPFTHYTPPMPYNNRFQAYSYSPMENAAPISSYHTHQIRPPPAAPNPTTFLEQPLQTSQGRSSYQRINKVPPPYPSPSTSSHEGPPSTTQFYNVFAESLSPQSDSTVSPATNSLVSTADIDIDFSTS